A genomic region of Castor canadensis chromosome 16, mCasCan1.hap1v2, whole genome shotgun sequence contains the following coding sequences:
- the LOC141417894 gene encoding vomeronasal type-1 receptor 4-like — MFKSDAIFGIFLITECFIGLMGNSLLFILYMYTFLTQPHLKKPIDAIFTHLTLFNFLAIMFKFIAYVTLFFGGRRFLDDVGCKAIWYAYRVSQGLSVCTTLLLSAFQAITVSPTNSKWAWLKSKLSTWVASSFLFFWITNLFIYIQNILVRKVNSNSTVLVSGNSQASCQIQQLEHNYSTALTSVMVIRDVLFVVLMLWTSLYMVCLLYTHHRRAQHVHSPSLSSQPSPESKAIYSIILLVSSFVLFYFLYNFSFYYWFYRSQKNTIWEKITGIISSCYQTICPFVLMKNNKILSTFSSSLSKVRVPISQ; from the coding sequence ATGTTTAAAAGTGATGCCATCTTTGGCATTTTCCTCATAACTGAATGTTTCATTGGGCTCATGGGGAACTCCCTGCTCTTCATATTATACATGTACACCTTCTTAACCCAACCTCATCTGAAGAAGCCCATAGATGCAATTTTCACACACCTCACACTGTTCAATTTTTTGGCCATCATGTTTAAGTTCATAGCATATGTCACATTGTTCTTTGGAGGAAGACGTTTTTTGGATGATGTTGGTTGTAAAGCCATTTGGTATGCCTACAGAGTTAGCCAGGGTCTTTCTGTCTGCACTACCTTGCTGCTGAGTGCATTTCAAGCCATCACTGTCAGTCCCACTAATTCTAAGTGGGCCTGGCTTAAATCTAAATTGTCTACCTGGGttgcttcttctttccttttcttctggatCACCAACTTGTTCATCTATATCCAAAACATCTTAGTGAGAAAAGTCAATAGCAACTCCACTGTTCTTGTTTCTGGGAATTCTCAAGCTTCCTGTCAAATTCAACAGTTGGAACACAATTACTCAACAGCATTGACAAGTGTCATGGTGATTCGAGATGTGCTCTTTGTGGTTCTCATGTTGTGGACAAGCCTCTACATGGTGTGTCTCCTATACACACACCACAGGAGAGCCCAGCATGTCCACAGCCCCAGCCTCTCCTCCCAGCCTTCTCCTGAAAGCAAAGCAATCTACAGTATCATTTTGCTAGTGAGttcctttgttctattttattttttatataacttcAGTTTCTACTATTGGTTTTATAGATCTCAGAAAAACACAATTTGGGAGAAAATTACTGGAATTATTTCCTCATGCTACCAAACCATCTGCCCTTTTGTgctaatgaaaaataacaaaattctgtCCACATTTAGCTCTTCCCTCTCAAAGGTGAGGGTTCCCATTTCTCAATGA